GAGCCAGTCCCGGGTCAGGGTCACCAGGGGGCGGAGCCAGTCCCGGGTCAGGGTCACCAGGGGGCGGAGCCAGTCCCGGGTCAGGGTCACCAGGGGGCGGAGCCAGTCCCGGGTCAGGGTCACTGGGGCGGAGCCAGTCCCGGGTCAGGGTCACCAGGGGGCGGAGCCAGTCCCGGGTCAGGGTGGCTGCGGTGGCGTCCTGGTGGAGGAGCAGGCTGATGGAGAGCGACTGTCGGATCCCCGTGGCCTGCTGTCGACCCCGAGTCCTCGTCCTCCACGCTCTCTTCTGGGGCCTCGTGTCCCCTCAGGTCAGTcaagggtcagaggtcagaagtGTTGGGAATTCAGGATGCCTTGGCAGGGCGTCAAATACgtaaataaaagggcgttatcttaaatgctatccctcccataaggatataataattatgaatctaattataattaaattaccatattaatatttagtagtggttgaaggaatttggagttcttttcatagaagaggttgacatcTCGTTCACAgcgtacaacattaaatagacagcatttaaatgaaaaaggtatttattgtaaaacaataaatgtgtttgtgtttcagggtGTTTGGCGCCGCTCTGCTGAGTGAGGAGAAATCCTCGGTGGCGGTGAAGCCGGCGGCGGCGCCCTGCTGGCTGCTGGAGGACTTCGTGGTGACGGCCGAGTGTTCGCAGTGTAACGCCTTCCAGACGGTGAGACGCCCGTTACCATGACAacggcagcagcagcggtgGTTGTCATGGCGCtgacgttgttgttgttgtgtttcagaGGTCGTGGTCGTCCTGCGGCGCCACGGGATACGTGGAGCGAGTCAACTGCACCCGGACCAACAAGGACGAGTACAAGAGGTCAGAGTCACTTCCTGTTGGTTACtgtgtttgtttactgtttgtttgctgtttttgtttgctgtttggttactgtgtttgtttactgtttgtttactgCTTGTTGTCCACAGCTGTCGCTCGTCCGTGATGGAGGAACATCTCTTCTGGAAGTTCGAGGCGGCCATGTTGGCTCTGACGGCGGTCTTCGGCGTTCTGGTCGTCGTCCGTCAGCGATGGCTCGACCGCCTCGCCTCCGAGAAGGTCCGCCGCCAGATCGAGTCCATCTAGGAGGAGACACGaggcctggaccaggaccaggactgctgctggacc
This genomic interval from Centropristis striata isolate RG_2023a ecotype Rhode Island chromosome 14, C.striata_1.0, whole genome shotgun sequence contains the following:
- the jtb gene encoding protein JTB, with protein sequence MYVLSFYLQEIDSAAGNLPVAHRPDQGHQGAEPVPGSGSPGGGASPGSGSPGGGASPGSGSPGGGASPGSGSLGRSQSRVRVTGGGASPGSGSPGGGASPGSGSPGGGASPGSGSPGGGASPGSGSLGRSQSRVRVTRGRSQSRVRVAAVASWWRSRLMESDCRIPVACCRPRVLVLHALFWGLVSLRVFGAALLSEEKSSVAVKPAAAPCWLLEDFVVTAECSQCNAFQTRSWSSCGATGYVERVNCTRTNKDEYKSCRSSVMEEHLFWKFEAAMLALTAVFGVLVVVRQRWLDRLASEKVRRQIESI